The Puntigrus tetrazona isolate hp1 chromosome 23, ASM1883169v1, whole genome shotgun sequence genome has a segment encoding these proteins:
- the si:dkey-32e6.3 gene encoding uncharacterized protein si:dkey-32e6.3, with the protein MYNSERISETSVDQNQTNGCRSDVKSDGTDRYKDLTNSVQRGPSRRIVLHFDLNNTILVSDAVTRLGPVAALEYFLSTVTWGRMAKGKWEWLSEAPSLLQPCEGAVTYYSQFGRVAGFTTIGPGQRFRKVFEEHLELLRWPSDLPADKELSVKGEDGKLYHWIVPSFFQMLQDLASQDVEFSVLFRTFGTDLPRVLNAVKSAVEQGSHPLFPDLPALKLRVNVTSGRIKCSSKGATLIRGDEHVSTRDGERHVYQYLSSAEGLGGFQDHFDWWARNTYSILGGKPLWIDPFDPKVQHIFIDDNIRQNDEDTIVHPKVFLDPEGLQTRTASTSELYDLCLVQNDLLKAISEPGYFTRRIQICMENYEGNIQKG; encoded by the exons ATGTATAACTCGGAGAGGATCTCCGAAACAAGTGTCGATCAGAACCAAACTAATGGATGCAGAAGTGATGTGAAGTCTGACGGGACAGATCGCTATAAAGACCTCACTAATTCAGTTCAGAGAGGGCCTTCCAGAAGAATCGTTCTTCACTTTGATCTCAACAACACGATCCTTGTATCTGACGCAGTCACGAGACTAGGACCTGTAGCTGCTCTTGAGTACTTCCTGTCCACCGTGACCTGGGGGCGCATGGCGAAAG GTAAATGGGAGTGGTTGTCAGAAGCACCATCTCTCCTCCAGCCATGTGAGGGCGCTGTCACATACTACTCTCAGTTTGGCCGAGTGGCAGGCTTCACCACCATAGGTCCAGGCCAACGGTTCCGGAAGGTCTTCGAGGAGCATCTAGAGCTACTCCGATGGCCGTCTGACTTACCTGCAGATAAAGAGCTGTCTGTTAAGGGAGAAGACGGAAAGCTGTATCACTGGATCGTCCCTTCCTTCTTCCAGATGCTGCAGGACTTGGCCTCACAGGATGTGGAATTCTCCGTCCTCTTCCGCACATTCGGCACAGATCTGCCCCGCGTTCTGAACGCCGTCAAGAGCGCTGTAGAACAGGGCTCGCATCCGCTATTCCCCGACCTCCCGGCTCTGAAG CTGAGGGTGAACGTGACCTCCGGACGCATCAAGTGCAGCAGTAAAGGAGCAACACTGATTCGTGGAGATGAACACGTGTCCACAAGGGACGGAGAGCGGCATGTTTACCAGTACCTGAGCTCTGCTGAGGGTCTGGGTGGCTTCCAAGACCACTTTGACTG GTGGGCACGAAACACGTACTCCATTTTAGGAGGAAAACCGCTCTGGATTGACCCTTTTGACCCCAAAGTTCAGCATATCTTCATCGATGACAACATTCGGCAAAACGATGAGGACACTATTGTCCATCCTAAG GTGTTTCTGGACCCCGAGGGTTTGCAGACTCGAACAGCCTCCACATCAGAGCTGTATGATCTGTGCCTGGTACAGAACGACCTGCTGAAGGCCATTTCTGAGCCTGGGTATTTCACTCGACGCATCCAGATCTGCATGGAGAACTATGAGGGGAACATTCAAAAGGGATAG
- the lrrc23 gene encoding leucine-rich repeat-containing protein 23 isoform X2 yields MSDSDEREVLKAETEEEDEEGQGERSDTERKEKDISEQDDQLKPCPLTQDMMGKSLSLLCRTGNGLSHAYVRLDLKNKGLTDLALLSSFIHLRYLDISSNHLSDLSPLADLTQLLWVKADGNLLQRSEGQPFGKLTYLQWLSLANNRLLDVKGLGGPALETLNLTGNGIQSMRGMEYHSLTNLVTLDLKENCLETTDGIYLPNLRHLYLAQNNIKRLEGLERLHRLNSLHLRDNQLETLDGLSPNMKCLQYLNVRGNLISSMRALRTLVNVGQTLQTLVLSDNPLAKTDDYRLYVISHLSQLERLDKDPITAGEKSEAQEKDFEDEYADDQEDN; encoded by the exons ATGTCGGACTCTGATGAACGCGAGGTGTTAAAAGCAGAGACcgaggaagaggatgaagaaggacagggagagagaagtgatactgaaagaaaagaaaaggatatTTCAGAACAAGACGATCAG CTAAAGCCCTGTCCGCTAACCCAGGACATGATGGGGAAAAGCTTGTCCTTATTGTGTCGCACAGGAAACGGTCTCTCTCATGCATATGTCAGACTTGACCTTAAAAACAA GGGTCTGACAGACCTGGCCTTGCTCAGCTCCTTCATCCATCTGCGCTACTTGGACATTTCCTCAAATCATTTATCAGACCTCTCGCCATTGGCTGATCTCACCCAGCTGCTGTGGGTGAAAGCAGATGGCAACCTGCTTCAGAGGTCTGAGGGTCAGCCGTTTGGCAAGCTCACTTACCTACAGTGGCTTAGCCTGGCCAACAACCGCCTGTTGGATGTTAAAGGCCTCGGAGGTCCAGCACTGGAAACCCTCAATCTCACTG gtaATGGTATCCAGAGCATGCGGGGCATGGAATATCACAGTCTGACCAATTTGGTGACTCTCGATCTAAAAGAAAATTGCTTGGAAACTACAGATGGCATTTACCTCCCCAATTTACGCCATTTGTATCTG GctcaaaacaatataaagcGGTTGGAGGGTTTGGAGAGACTCCATCGTCTCAACAGTCTTCACCTCAGAGATAACCAGCTGGAAACACTAGATGGACTCAGTCCCAACATGAAATGTCTCCAATATCTTAATGTTAG GGGGAACCTTATATCTTCTATGAGGGCTTTGCGAACTCTAGTTAATGTGGGGCAAACACTGCAGACCCTTGTGCTCTCGGACAACCCTTTAGCAAAGACTGACGATTACAGGCTGTATGTGATCTCACATCTCTCCCAGCTGGAGAGACTGGACAAGGATCCCATCACAGCCGGAGAGAAGTCTGAGGCCCAAGAGAAG gattttgaAGATGAATATGCCGACGATCAAGAGGACAACTGA
- the lrrc23 gene encoding leucine-rich repeat-containing protein 23 isoform X1, translated as MSDSDEREVLKAETEEEDEEGQGERSDTERKEKDISEQDDQVTRIYGQQITIRITHELKPCPLTQDMMGKSLSLLCRTGNGLSHAYVRLDLKNKGLTDLALLSSFIHLRYLDISSNHLSDLSPLADLTQLLWVKADGNLLQRSEGQPFGKLTYLQWLSLANNRLLDVKGLGGPALETLNLTGNGIQSMRGMEYHSLTNLVTLDLKENCLETTDGIYLPNLRHLYLAQNNIKRLEGLERLHRLNSLHLRDNQLETLDGLSPNMKCLQYLNVRGNLISSMRALRTLVNVGQTLQTLVLSDNPLAKTDDYRLYVISHLSQLERLDKDPITAGEKSEAQEKDFEDEYADDQEDN; from the exons ATGTCGGACTCTGATGAACGCGAGGTGTTAAAAGCAGAGACcgaggaagaggatgaagaaggacagggagagagaagtgatactgaaagaaaagaaaaggatatTTCAGAACAAGACGATCAGGTAACCCGAATTTACGGCCAACAAATAACTATTCGTATCACTCACGAA CTAAAGCCCTGTCCGCTAACCCAGGACATGATGGGGAAAAGCTTGTCCTTATTGTGTCGCACAGGAAACGGTCTCTCTCATGCATATGTCAGACTTGACCTTAAAAACAA GGGTCTGACAGACCTGGCCTTGCTCAGCTCCTTCATCCATCTGCGCTACTTGGACATTTCCTCAAATCATTTATCAGACCTCTCGCCATTGGCTGATCTCACCCAGCTGCTGTGGGTGAAAGCAGATGGCAACCTGCTTCAGAGGTCTGAGGGTCAGCCGTTTGGCAAGCTCACTTACCTACAGTGGCTTAGCCTGGCCAACAACCGCCTGTTGGATGTTAAAGGCCTCGGAGGTCCAGCACTGGAAACCCTCAATCTCACTG gtaATGGTATCCAGAGCATGCGGGGCATGGAATATCACAGTCTGACCAATTTGGTGACTCTCGATCTAAAAGAAAATTGCTTGGAAACTACAGATGGCATTTACCTCCCCAATTTACGCCATTTGTATCTG GctcaaaacaatataaagcGGTTGGAGGGTTTGGAGAGACTCCATCGTCTCAACAGTCTTCACCTCAGAGATAACCAGCTGGAAACACTAGATGGACTCAGTCCCAACATGAAATGTCTCCAATATCTTAATGTTAG GGGGAACCTTATATCTTCTATGAGGGCTTTGCGAACTCTAGTTAATGTGGGGCAAACACTGCAGACCCTTGTGCTCTCGGACAACCCTTTAGCAAAGACTGACGATTACAGGCTGTATGTGATCTCACATCTCTCCCAGCTGGAGAGACTGGACAAGGATCCCATCACAGCCGGAGAGAAGTCTGAGGCCCAAGAGAAG gattttgaAGATGAATATGCCGACGATCAAGAGGACAACTGA